A genomic window from Salvia miltiorrhiza cultivar Shanhuang (shh) chromosome 5, IMPLAD_Smil_shh, whole genome shotgun sequence includes:
- the LOC131025714 gene encoding uncharacterized protein LOC131025714: MGIKYKVNTAYHAQENGHVEISNREIKSIMKKVVHQNRKDWSNHLADALWAYWTAFKTHISMSPFRLLYGKRCHLPVEIEHKAYWAIKQINLSMRLAGEERKLQMSELEELRSESYNNAVLYKERTKRIHDAKIRKKKFWVGQKVLLFNSRFKMMVENLRSKWSGPFMVKEIFSNGSDTFMVNGHRSRPYQEYVEFEKGKKECHLLDPIYE, translated from the coding sequence ATGGGGATAAAATACAAAGTAAACACCGCCTATCACGCACAAGAAAATGGGCACGTGGAGATATCCAACAGGGAGATAAAGAGCATTATGAAAAAAGTTGTACATCAAAACAGGAAGGATTGGAGTAATCATCTGGCAGACGCGTTATGGGCATACTGGACTGCTTTTAAAACTCATATTAGCATGTCTCCTTTTAGGTTGCTTTATGGAAAAAGATGTCATCTACCAGTAGAGATCGAACACAAGGcatactgggcaatcaagcaaataAATCTCAGTATGCGCCTGGCTGGAGAGGAACGGAAATTGCAGATGAGTGAGTTAGAAGAGCTCCGATCGGAGTCATACAACAATGCTGTCCTCTATAAGGAGAGAACCAAGAGAATCCATGATGCTAAGATCAGAAAAAAGAAATTTTGGGTAGGACAAAAAGTCCTACTGTTCAATTCACGTTTCAAAATGATGGTTGAAAACCTTCGTTCAAAATGGTCCGGACCATTCATGGTAAAGGAGATTTTTTCGAATGGAAGTGATACATTCATGGTGAATGGGCACCGTTCGAGGCCTTACCAAGAGTATGTTGAGTTTGAGAAAGGAAAGAAGGAGTGCCATCTCCTTGATCCTATTTATGAATGA
- the LOC131025715 gene encoding uncharacterized protein LOC131025715, whose protein sequence is MGVPGQCQQYNQNQQQQQYQVILTEFTGGEENEAELLAEVEALKGKMKEYGKGPTAEHISGIVQNEAPYPGRLRQRAKEKEASEMMKMFQKVELSIPLLDAVRQISKYSKFLKDLCSRKVKIEEEVRYVMGESVLAVIQRKLSPKRKDPGMFTIPCNTGETNMDKVMMDLGASINVMQLAVYERLDIGELRNTRVVIQLADWSNAYPEGVVEDVLIKVGDLIFPVDFYVLDTGPETGENAILLGRPFMMIAGTKIDMKIGVLTCEFDGVLEEFNIYETMKRKQQVKTVDMIDAFEPLVQEQGIEFESGDTLEKVIQYGLTDRAASHMEDEAMKEAIMGLYSLKESTLEVKFEVDQKIKDIIHEVYSVGGSAEGKPKLLAQYGQNEKLLPSIMKVPIFELKQLPKHLQYAYLGPDDTLPVQI, encoded by the exons ATGGGTGTACCAGGACAATGTCAACAGTATAACCAGAACCAACAGCAACAACAGTACCAG GTTATCCTTACTGAGTTCACTGGTGGAGAAGAAAATGAGGCTGAACTCCTTGCTGAAGTAGAAGCCTTGAAGGGAAAGATGAAAGAATATGGTAAAGGTCCAACTGCTGAACATATCAGTGGTATAGTGCAAAATGAAGCACCTTACCCAGGACGACTGAGACAGAGGGCCAAAGAAAAGGAGGccagtgaaatgatgaagatgtttcagaAGGTGGAACTGAGCATACCGTTGCTCGATGCCGTTAGACAAATTTCAAAGTATTCCAAGTTCCTGAAggacctttgttcaagaaagGTAAAGATAGAAGAAGAAGTCCGATATGTGATGGGCGAAAGTGTATTGGcagtgatccaacggaagctatCCCCAAAACggaaggatccagggatgttcaccaTTCCGTGCAATACTGGAGAAACCAACATGGATAAAGTAATGATGGACTTGGGAGCCTCTATAAATGTGATGCAACTGGCCGTTTATGAAAGATTAGACATTGGAGAATTGAGAAatacccgtgtggtcatacagttagcTGATTGGTCCAATGCTTACCCAGAAGGTGTGGTGGAAGATGTACTGATTAAGGTGGGGGATTTGATCTTTCCCGTTGATTTCTATGTATTGGATACCGGACCAGAGACTGGGGAGAATGCTATATTGCTTGGAAGGCCATTCATGATGATCGCGGGGACTAAGATTGACATGAAAATCGGAGTTCTCACATGTGAATTCGATGGAGTTCTAGAGGAGTTCAACATTTATGAAACCATGAAGAGAAAACAACAAGTAAAAACAGTGGATATGATAGATGCATTTGAACCACTTGTACAAGAACAAGGAATCGAATTTGAGTCAGGAGATACGCTAGAAAAAGTAATCCAGTATGGTCTAACCGATCGAGCTGCATCGCATATGGAGGATGAGGCCATGAAGGAAGCCATTATGGGGCTCTACTCTCTCAAAGAGAGTACCCTGGAAGTTAAATTTGAAGTAGACCAGAAAATTAAAGACATTATCCACGAAGTCTATTCAGTTGGAGGATCAGCAGAAGGTAAACCGAAGTTACTGGCTCAatatgggcagaacgagaagcttTTACCTTCTATTATGAAAGTACCCATTTTTGAACTCAAGCAATTACCTAAGCACTTGCAATATGCTTACTTGGGCCCCGACGACACGTTACCAGTGCAAATCTAA